One window of Caldisericum exile AZM16c01 genomic DNA carries:
- the pheS gene encoding phenylalanine--tRNA ligase subunit alpha: MGMFDDIKKEFQDKVDKVNNLEELKQIEVFFLGKKGKIQELFKQIKSIADKDRKEFGENVNKLKEYIENTIKEKERKLLDILKEEKLKSEAIDITAPGLIVERGHEHILNKVIEEVKSIFISMGFDVFSGPDIETDYYNFEALNIPEHHPARDMQDTFYLAEKMLLRTQTSPMQIRTMESQKPPIRMIAIGRCYRRDALDSSHSPQFHQIEGLVVDKNISFANLKATLSEFSKKMFGELTKVRFTPSYFPFVEPGAETSITCVICGGKGCPVCKYTGYLEMGGSGMVHPNVLRNVNIDPEEYQGFAFGWGIERIAMVKYGIPDIRYFLQNDMRFLKQF, encoded by the coding sequence ATGGGAATGTTTGATGATATTAAGAAGGAATTTCAGGACAAAGTTGATAAAGTCAATAATCTTGAAGAACTAAAGCAAATTGAAGTATTTTTTCTTGGTAAAAAAGGAAAAATACAGGAGTTATTCAAACAAATTAAAAGTATTGCCGATAAAGATAGGAAAGAATTTGGTGAAAACGTAAACAAATTAAAAGAGTATATTGAAAATACAATCAAAGAGAAAGAACGCAAACTTTTGGATATTTTAAAAGAGGAAAAATTAAAGAGTGAAGCAATCGATATTACTGCACCAGGACTTATTGTTGAAAGAGGACATGAGCACATTTTAAATAAAGTAATTGAGGAAGTGAAATCTATTTTTATTTCAATGGGTTTTGATGTCTTCTCAGGACCTGATATCGAGACAGATTATTACAACTTTGAAGCACTTAACATACCTGAGCACCATCCAGCAAGGGATATGCAAGATACATTTTACCTTGCAGAAAAAATGCTTTTAAGAACTCAAACGTCTCCAATGCAAATTAGAACAATGGAAAGTCAAAAACCACCTATAAGAATGATTGCGATAGGAAGATGCTACCGTAGAGATGCACTTGATAGTTCGCACTCACCACAGTTTCACCAAATTGAAGGTCTTGTCGTTGATAAGAATATCTCTTTTGCAAACTTAAAGGCAACCTTATCTGAATTTTCAAAAAAGATGTTTGGTGAGTTGACAAAGGTAAGATTCACGCCTTCCTATTTTCCATTTGTCGAGCCGGGTGCTGAGACTTCAATTACTTGTGTAATCTGTGGTGGAAAGGGGTGCCCAGTGTGTAAATACACTGGTTACCTTGAAATGGGTGGTTCAGGAATGGTTCATCCGAATGTGCTTAGAAATGTTAACATAGATCCAGAGGAGTATCAAGGGTTTGCATTTGGCTGGGGAATCGAAAGAATTGCTATGGTAAAATATGGTATTCCTGATATTAGGTATTTCTTGCAAAACGACATGAGATTTTTGAAACAATTTTAA
- a CDS encoding SLC13 family permease, giving the protein MEKHSKLSQKVGFFAGILIFLIVLLIKTPQGMEVGAKITIGLLLWMAIWWATEAVPLPITSLLPLLILPLFQVISAKDIAKSYMSQEIMLFVGGFFISEALEESGLHTRFSLFLIDKIGTSPKKIILAFMIAVGFISMWISNTTATVMALPIALSIIEFYKGLIRKEGLEVDTTPGEFKFATALMLGVAFAASIGGMGTPIGTPPNIIFMSMAKQMFPNAPTLSFLDFTKFGVIFIVIFLPFTWFMLTSVFFKAGFSGLKESKEIFANELRKLGRMGRKEKIVATVFFITVFLWIFRADINFGTFTLKGWSTVIGVSKFVHDSTVAILAALLFYVIPVDFNKGETVLSAESVKKLPWDIILIFGGGLAIADAMVTTKLADYVGTKLTFLQGVNLLWVIFLVGGTGFLIAQFTSHTSATSIFMPIAGAVAVAAKIHPYLVMLPTTFAISLAFSLPASTPPNVVVMTGGYVKVKDMLKAGFTIGLIGLVILVFYMYFVGIPLLNIASMPY; this is encoded by the coding sequence ATGGAAAAACATTCTAAGTTATCGCAAAAGGTTGGTTTTTTTGCAGGCATCTTAATCTTTCTTATCGTTTTACTAATTAAAACACCTCAGGGGATGGAAGTAGGGGCAAAGATAACAATCGGACTTCTCTTGTGGATGGCTATTTGGTGGGCAACTGAAGCGGTGCCATTGCCAATAACTTCTCTTTTGCCTCTTTTAATTCTTCCACTTTTTCAGGTAATTTCTGCAAAAGACATTGCAAAAAGTTACATGTCTCAAGAGATTATGCTCTTTGTAGGAGGCTTTTTTATTTCTGAGGCACTGGAAGAGTCTGGTTTACACACGAGATTTTCACTGTTCCTTATCGATAAAATAGGGACTTCCCCGAAGAAAATTATTCTTGCTTTCATGATTGCTGTAGGCTTTATATCTATGTGGATTTCAAATACTACTGCAACGGTGATGGCTTTGCCTATAGCATTGTCAATAATAGAATTTTATAAGGGCTTGATTAGAAAAGAAGGTCTTGAAGTTGATACAACTCCAGGCGAATTTAAATTTGCAACAGCATTGATGCTTGGTGTTGCATTTGCGGCAAGCATTGGTGGAATGGGCACTCCAATTGGCACACCTCCAAATATCATTTTCATGAGCATGGCGAAGCAAATGTTTCCGAATGCACCGACTCTTAGTTTCCTTGACTTTACGAAGTTCGGTGTTATATTTATAGTAATATTTTTGCCTTTTACATGGTTTATGCTTACTTCTGTTTTCTTTAAAGCAGGTTTTTCAGGGCTTAAGGAAAGCAAAGAAATTTTTGCAAACGAGCTACGAAAACTTGGAAGGATGGGTAGGAAAGAAAAAATTGTTGCAACGGTATTTTTTATAACGGTGTTTTTATGGATATTCAGAGCAGATATTAATTTTGGAACTTTTACACTAAAAGGATGGTCTACCGTTATTGGTGTTTCAAAATTTGTGCACGATTCAACCGTTGCGATTTTAGCAGCCTTACTGTTCTATGTAATTCCTGTTGATTTTAACAAAGGCGAGACTGTATTAAGCGCTGAATCCGTGAAGAAACTTCCATGGGATATTATCCTCATTTTCGGTGGTGGTCTTGCAATTGCAGATGCGATGGTAACAACAAAACTTGCAGATTATGTTGGAACAAAACTCACTTTCTTACAAGGTGTTAATCTTTTGTGGGTTATTTTTCTTGTTGGTGGCACAGGATTCCTCATTGCACAATTTACATCCCATACTTCAGCAACCTCCATATTTATGCCAATTGCAGGAGCAGTCGCGGTTGCAGCAAAGATTCACCCATATCTTGTAATGCTTCCAACAACTTTTGCAATTTCTTTGGCGTTTTCTTTACCTGCATCAACCCCGCCGAATGTTGTTGTAATGACAGGCGGTTATGTAAAGGTTAAAGATATGTTAAAAGCAGGGTTTACGATTGGTTTAATTGGCCTTGTAATTCTTGTGTTTTATATGTACTTTGTGGGCATTCCCCTTCTTAACATTGCAAGCATGCCTTATTGA
- a CDS encoding 2-oxoacid:acceptor oxidoreductase family protein gives MRKEIRIAGSGGQGIISASIILAEASGIYDGKNVLQSQVYGAAARGEMSKADVIISDEEINFPEVRIPDVLIALTQDAYDEFTKFLKRDSIVILDEFYVYHLDDKLKNFPFSITKTSVDITGRQISANIVALGILSGLTGIVTLEALKRAVVERFKNRSEPNIKALEKGYELGTKEAINGKTF, from the coding sequence ATGAGGAAAGAGATTAGAATTGCAGGTTCTGGGGGACAAGGAATAATTTCAGCAAGTATTATTCTTGCAGAAGCATCTGGCATTTACGACGGGAAGAATGTTCTTCAATCACAGGTTTATGGTGCTGCGGCCCGTGGTGAAATGTCGAAAGCTGATGTAATTATTTCAGACGAGGAAATAAATTTTCCGGAAGTAAGGATTCCTGATGTTTTGATTGCACTAACACAGGATGCATATGATGAGTTCACAAAGTTTTTGAAGAGAGATTCAATTGTCATTTTAGATGAATTTTATGTGTACCATTTAGATGATAAGTTAAAAAATTTCCCATTTTCCATAACAAAAACTTCTGTTGATATAACTGGTAGACAAATTTCTGCAAATATAGTTGCACTGGGTATTTTGTCGGGGTTAACAGGAATCGTAACACTTGAAGCGTTAAAGAGGGCTGTTGTAGAAAGATTTAAAAATAGAAGCGAACCTAATATTAAGGCGTTAGAAAAAGGATATGAATTAGGAACAAAGGAGGCTATTAATGGAAAAACATTCTAA
- a CDS encoding thiamine pyrophosphate-dependent enzyme, which produces MYTEISLENLRENKLPHIWCAGCGNGIVLGAILRAIERSKIDKDKIVFVSGIGCAGRSSGYVNFNTLHTLHGRPLAFATGIKLANPDLHVIVATGDGDLAAIGGNHFIHTAKRNIDMTVIVFNNFTYGMTGGQVSPTTPDKAYTTTTPFGEIEEPMDISYLAVASGATYVARETIASPFVLEKYILNGIMHKGFSLIEAVSSCVTEFGRRNKLEDPAIYIKWLKDKSIPYSKTNALSVKDGIVVGEFINVEKEEFTEKYYEMVKKVRNEERD; this is translated from the coding sequence ATGTATACAGAAATCTCTTTAGAAAATTTGCGTGAAAATAAACTACCTCATATTTGGTGTGCAGGTTGTGGTAACGGTATTGTGCTTGGCGCCATTTTACGTGCAATAGAGCGCTCAAAAATTGACAAAGACAAAATTGTCTTTGTGTCAGGGATTGGATGTGCTGGGCGTTCTTCTGGCTATGTAAATTTTAATACTCTTCATACCTTACACGGTCGCCCTCTTGCATTTGCAACAGGCATTAAACTTGCAAATCCTGATCTTCATGTGATTGTTGCAACAGGCGATGGGGATCTTGCAGCAATTGGAGGTAATCATTTTATTCATACAGCAAAAAGAAACATTGATATGACTGTTATTGTTTTTAATAACTTCACCTACGGTATGACAGGAGGGCAAGTATCTCCTACCACACCGGATAAAGCCTATACAACAACTACTCCATTTGGGGAAATTGAGGAGCCGATGGATATATCATATCTTGCAGTTGCATCTGGTGCAACGTATGTTGCACGCGAAACAATTGCAAGCCCTTTTGTTTTAGAGAAATATATTTTGAATGGCATTATGCACAAAGGATTTTCATTAATTGAAGCTGTGTCCTCATGTGTTACCGAGTTTGGCAGACGAAACAAACTCGAGGATCCTGCAATATATATTAAATGGTTAAAAGATAAATCAATTCCATATAGTAAGACAAATGCTCTTTCCGTTAAAGACGGAATTGTTGTTGGAGAATTTATTAATGTAGAAAAAGAAGAATTTACTGAAAAGTACTACGAAATGGTTAAGAAGGTGAGAAATGAGGAAAGAGATTAG
- a CDS encoding 2-oxoacid:acceptor oxidoreductase subunit alpha, with the protein MKEVVISGNEAIAYGAIYAGCRFFAGYPITPSTDLAEKMSYLLPLNGGVFIQMEDELGSISAIIGASLAGKKAMTATSGPGFSLMQEGLGFASYSEIPIVVADIERVGPSTGIPTYPSQGDVMQTRWGTHGSHPVIVFYPSSVYESYKLTVEAFNYSEKYRTPVILLSDEVIGHMREKVRLVEDLPVIERLKPNVSKEEYLPFDSRYDVPPIANFGEGYRFHITGLTHDETGFPTSDPEKAETLIERLHRKIYKNMDDIGKFEAFYTEDAEYLIISYGATARGAKDAVIELRRKGIKVGLFRPITIWPSLELPLREIADGKKVFVFEMNLGQYVLEVERILKRDVVFFGKENGELITPEEMESCIQKSL; encoded by the coding sequence ATGAAAGAAGTGGTAATTTCTGGTAATGAAGCAATTGCATACGGTGCAATTTATGCGGGTTGTAGATTTTTTGCAGGATACCCAATAACTCCATCAACCGATCTTGCAGAAAAAATGTCGTATCTTTTGCCTCTAAATGGTGGCGTTTTCATCCAAATGGAGGACGAACTTGGAAGTATAAGTGCAATAATTGGAGCATCTTTAGCAGGCAAGAAGGCAATGACTGCAACTTCAGGCCCTGGTTTTTCCCTTATGCAGGAAGGACTTGGTTTTGCAAGTTATTCAGAAATTCCTATTGTTGTTGCAGATATTGAGCGAGTTGGCCCATCAACTGGTATTCCAACGTATCCTTCGCAAGGCGATGTGATGCAAACAAGATGGGGAACTCATGGATCCCATCCTGTTATAGTATTCTACCCAAGTTCAGTTTACGAATCATATAAATTGACTGTTGAGGCATTTAATTATTCAGAAAAGTATAGAACCCCTGTTATTCTTCTTTCTGATGAAGTAATAGGTCATATGAGAGAAAAGGTAAGATTAGTAGAAGATTTACCTGTAATCGAAAGGCTGAAACCTAATGTATCAAAAGAAGAATATTTGCCATTCGATTCAAGATATGATGTTCCCCCAATTGCAAACTTTGGAGAGGGATACCGCTTTCATATAACGGGTTTAACGCATGATGAAACTGGTTTTCCAACTTCAGATCCTGAAAAGGCTGAAACATTAATTGAGCGCTTGCATCGAAAGATCTACAAAAATATGGATGATATTGGTAAATTTGAAGCATTTTATACAGAGGATGCGGAGTATCTCATTATTTCTTATGGGGCAACTGCACGAGGCGCAAAGGATGCAGTCATTGAACTTAGAAGAAAGGGTATTAAGGTTGGTCTATTTAGGCCAATAACTATTTGGCCTTCGTTAGAATTGCCTCTTAGGGAAATTGCAGATGGAAAAAAAGTTTTTGTGTTTGAAATGAATCTTGGTCAATATGTCTTAGAGGTTGAAAGGATTTTAAAGAGAGATGTTGTTTTCTTTGGAAAAGAAAATGGCGAATTAATTACGCCAGAGGAGATGGAATCATGTATACAGAAATCTCTTTAG
- a CDS encoding 4Fe-4S binding protein yields the protein MAKNKVIINKNFCKGCGICVSVCPAKILRIGEDFKVEVENEEKCMGCGMCEVFCPDFAIVIKKEVKV from the coding sequence ATGGCGAAAAATAAAGTAATCATTAATAAGAATTTTTGCAAAGGTTGTGGAATTTGTGTTTCTGTTTGTCCTGCAAAGATTCTTCGAATTGGAGAGGATTTTAAAGTAGAAGTTGAAAATGAGGAAAAGTGCATGGGTTGTGGAATGTGCGAAGTATTCTGTCCTGATTTTGCGATTGTAATAAAGAAGGAAGTGAAAGTATGA
- the sucD gene encoding succinate--CoA ligase subunit alpha, with product MSILVDENTRVIVQGITGRDGSFHAKAMLDYGTNVVGGVTPFKGGSDVYGIPVFDTVEEAVRQTNANATVIFVPAKFAEDAIYEAANAGIKLIVTITEGIPVQSMVRVVDYVKKLGLRLIGPNCPGVISVGKAKLGIMPGNIFKKGKVGVVSRSGTLTYEIVKHISDIGLGETTAVGIGGDPIIGMKFIDVLKEFESDPETEAIVLVGEIGGTDEEDAADYIEKHFNKPVVSFIAGRASPKGKRMGHAGAIVTPNTRTAEEKVAYLESKGIRVGKTPVEVAEILREILKNGEK from the coding sequence ATGAGCATTCTTGTTGATGAAAATACAAGGGTAATCGTTCAGGGAATTACAGGAAGAGATGGTTCATTTCACGCAAAGGCGATGCTTGATTACGGTACAAATGTGGTCGGAGGGGTAACTCCGTTTAAAGGTGGATCGGATGTCTATGGAATTCCCGTTTTTGATACAGTTGAAGAAGCCGTGAGACAAACAAATGCAAATGCAACTGTAATTTTTGTGCCCGCTAAATTTGCGGAAGATGCAATATATGAAGCAGCAAATGCTGGAATTAAACTTATAGTAACGATTACAGAGGGAATTCCTGTCCAAAGCATGGTTAGAGTAGTTGATTATGTAAAGAAGTTAGGTTTAAGACTCATAGGTCCAAATTGCCCTGGCGTTATTTCTGTAGGTAAAGCAAAACTTGGCATAATGCCTGGAAATATTTTTAAAAAAGGTAAAGTTGGTGTTGTTTCAAGGTCAGGAACACTTACATATGAAATTGTTAAGCACATATCTGATATTGGTTTAGGGGAAACTACTGCTGTTGGTATTGGTGGTGATCCAATTATTGGAATGAAATTCATTGATGTTTTAAAAGAGTTTGAGAGTGATCCTGAAACTGAGGCGATTGTGCTTGTCGGAGAAATTGGTGGAACTGACGAAGAAGATGCAGCAGATTATATTGAAAAGCACTTTAATAAGCCTGTTGTTTCGTTCATCGCAGGAAGAGCATCACCAAAAGGTAAACGTATGGGACACGCAGGGGCGATTGTTACCCCCAACACAAGAACGGCAGAAGAAAAGGTTGCGTATCTTGAGAGTAAAGGTATAAGGGTTGGTAAAACACCTGTTGAAGTTGCAGAGATTCTAAGGGAGATACTCAAAAATGGCGAAAAATAA
- the sucC gene encoding ADP-forming succinate--CoA ligase subunit beta, which translates to MNLQEYQSREFFERFGIQVVVGDVASNPEEALGIAKKIGLPVVLKAQVLVGGRGKAGGVKVAKTEEDVLKLAGEILSMEIKGLKVRKLLVAKAVNIVKEFYVGFTVDRGSKKNVLIVSEAGGVDIEEVAKNTPEKIYKIYIDPIMGLFSYEAKKASLLLTRDMNIAPKIADIIERLYKVYISLDANLAEINPLAVVDNSVVLALDAKIVIDDNAMFRHPELEDLREPTEEEKLELEAKSKGFTYIKLNGNIGCLVNGAGLAMATMDLIKLFGGEPANFLDIGGSSSPDKVANAIEMITRDKNVKAILINIFGGITRCDDVANGLLKALDMTKVDVPIVVRLTGTNEDKAKEILKDTPLIYTDSMVEGVKKVVEVANAR; encoded by the coding sequence ATGAATCTTCAGGAGTATCAATCAAGAGAATTTTTCGAAAGATTCGGCATCCAAGTAGTTGTTGGGGATGTTGCAAGCAATCCGGAAGAAGCATTAGGAATTGCAAAAAAAATTGGGCTACCTGTTGTTTTGAAGGCCCAGGTTTTAGTTGGAGGTCGTGGAAAAGCAGGTGGTGTAAAAGTTGCAAAAACTGAAGAAGATGTTTTAAAACTTGCAGGCGAAATTCTTTCAATGGAAATAAAAGGTTTAAAGGTTAGGAAATTACTTGTCGCAAAAGCAGTTAATATAGTTAAGGAATTTTACGTTGGGTTTACCGTGGATAGAGGAAGCAAAAAGAATGTTTTAATTGTATCAGAAGCAGGCGGTGTTGATATTGAAGAGGTTGCAAAAAATACTCCTGAAAAAATCTACAAAATTTATATTGATCCTATTATGGGTCTTTTTTCTTATGAAGCAAAGAAGGCCTCTTTGTTGCTTACAAGGGATATGAATATTGCACCCAAGATAGCAGACATCATTGAGAGATTATATAAGGTTTATATTTCACTTGATGCGAATCTTGCCGAGATTAATCCTCTTGCAGTGGTAGATAACAGCGTTGTTTTAGCACTTGATGCAAAAATTGTTATTGATGACAATGCGATGTTTAGACATCCCGAACTTGAGGACCTTAGAGAGCCTACAGAAGAAGAGAAGCTTGAACTTGAAGCAAAGTCAAAAGGTTTCACTTACATAAAGTTGAATGGAAATATTGGTTGTCTTGTAAACGGAGCAGGTCTTGCAATGGCTACGATGGACCTTATAAAGCTCTTTGGTGGAGAGCCTGCAAACTTCCTTGATATTGGAGGTTCATCTTCTCCCGATAAAGTTGCAAATGCAATTGAAATGATTACACGAGATAAAAACGTTAAGGCGATTCTTATAAACATTTTTGGTGGAATCACTCGCTGTGATGATGTGGCAAACGGTCTTCTAAAAGCACTTGATATGACAAAGGTTGATGTTCCGATAGTTGTAAGGCTTACTGGCACAAACGAGGACAAAGCAAAAGAGATACTTAAAGATACACCTCTTATTTATACCGATTCAATGGTTGAAGGTGTTAAAAAAGTTGTTGAAGTTGCAAATGCGAGGTGA